Proteins co-encoded in one Conger conger chromosome 4, fConCon1.1, whole genome shotgun sequence genomic window:
- the tm4sf4 gene encoding transmembrane 4 L6 family member 4 has protein sequence MCSGGFAKCLGITLIPLAILCILCNILLFFPGGVPASSNDNITEEVWYFGGILGSGVLMIFPALVFLGLKNNDCCGCCGNESCGKRFAMFTSIIFAGVGLVGALYSTIISAAAINRGPLCATDTASNATFFYPFQNGDYLSNHTLWDECQQPERIVPWHLTLFSLLLIMGLVQAALCGFQAINGLIGTICGDCCGCCGSDGAV, from the exons ATGTGCTCTGGTGGTTTTGCCAAATGCCTGGGCATCACCCTCATTCCCTTGGCTATTCTTTGCATTCTCTGCAACATCTTGCTGTTTTTTCCTGGCGGCGTACCTGCTTCAAGCAATGACAACATCACCGAGGAGGTGTGGTACTTTGGTGGCATCCTCGGCTCTGGCGTTTTG ATGATCTTCCCAGCCCTGGTCTTCCTGGGATTAAAGAACAATGACTGCTGTGGTTGCTGTGGTAATGAAAGTTGTGGGAAGCGCTTTGCG atgttcacTTCCATCATCTTTGCCGGAGTGGGACTCGTTGGCGCTCTATACTCCACGATCATATCCGCGGCTGCCATAAATCGCGGACCTCTTTGCGCGACCGACACTGCCAGCAACGCCACGTTCTTTTATCCATTTCAAAACGG GGACTACCTGAGTAACCACACCCTGTGGGACGAGTGCCAGCAGCCGGAGCGAATCGTGCCCTGGCACCTGACGCTCTTCTCCTTGCTTCTCATCATGGGCCTGGTCCAGGCGGCGCTGTGCGGCTTCCAGGCCATCAACGGCCTTATCGGCACCATCTGCGGAGACTGCTGCGGCTGCTGCGGG aGTGATGGAGCGGTCTAA